In Bacillota bacterium, one DNA window encodes the following:
- a CDS encoding D-alanyl-D-alanine carboxypeptidase, with amino-acid sequence MNKLRPMMAIGLALLLVVIGVLPAMAQELDVSATAAILMEYSSGDIIYEKNSHQPLPMASITKVMTMVIALEQIRDGLLGWDDVVTASEYAKSMGGSQIWLETGEQMSVKDLLYAIAVGSANDAAVAIAEHIAGSEANFAAMMNQRAKELGMDNTVFSNASGLPPRVLGLGDAEHHSSAYDLALLSRHALTVPNFLELVSTYEYTMRQDSSREPHLYSYNTMLDRVLGSGRRYGYAGLDGIKTGMTSDAGYCLAATAQRDNLRLISVVLNSPTAQARTQDTTALLNYGFRHYTAVNLARKGQILGKVEVHRGNVDAVEVAPARDLSVGVRRGEEDQVTTWFEWDEDSLTAPIPQGTTVGYLIAGKDQMELSRVPLLAQQEVEKGTWIQNAVRSTKRLFRNLIPGPSN; translated from the coding sequence ATGAACAAACTGAGGCCGATGATGGCCATCGGGTTGGCCTTGCTCCTTGTCGTCATCGGTGTGCTTCCCGCGATGGCACAGGAGCTGGATGTTTCTGCCACGGCAGCAATTTTGATGGAGTATTCCTCCGGAGATATTATCTACGAGAAAAACAGTCATCAGCCATTGCCCATGGCCAGTATCACTAAGGTCATGACCATGGTTATTGCCCTGGAGCAGATTCGAGATGGCTTGCTGGGATGGGACGATGTTGTTACCGCCAGTGAGTATGCCAAGAGCATGGGTGGTTCGCAAATCTGGCTGGAGACCGGGGAACAGATGTCGGTAAAGGATCTGCTCTATGCCATCGCCGTAGGTTCGGCCAACGACGCCGCGGTAGCCATCGCAGAGCATATTGCCGGTTCAGAGGCCAATTTCGCTGCGATGATGAACCAGAGGGCCAAAGAATTGGGGATGGATAATACGGTGTTTTCCAATGCTTCGGGACTACCGCCCCGGGTGTTGGGGCTCGGTGATGCCGAGCATCACTCTTCAGCTTATGATCTGGCCCTACTGTCCCGACACGCCCTGACGGTACCCAATTTCCTGGAGCTGGTTTCCACCTATGAATACACGATGCGGCAGGATTCTAGCCGAGAACCCCATCTCTACTCCTATAACACTATGCTGGATCGGGTCTTGGGTTCAGGGCGTCGCTACGGTTATGCCGGTCTTGATGGAATTAAGACAGGGATGACCAGCGATGCCGGTTATTGCCTGGCAGCCACCGCGCAACGGGACAATCTCCGCCTGATCTCTGTGGTACTAAACTCCCCTACAGCCCAGGCCCGCACCCAGGATACTACGGCTTTGCTCAATTACGGCTTCCGGCATTATACAGCCGTCAACCTGGCGCGCAAGGGGCAGATCCTAGGCAAGGTTGAAGTGCATCGGGGTAATGTCGATGCTGTGGAGGTTGCGCCGGCTCGGGACCTGTCGGTTGGGGTGCGGCGGGGTGAAGAGGATCAGGTGACCACTTGGTTTGAGTGGGATGAAGATAGTCTGACGGCTCCCATCCCGCAAGGTACCACGGTGGGTTATCTCATCGCCGGTAAGGATCAGATGGAGCTATCTCGTGTTCCCCTGTTAGCCCAACAGGAAGTAGAGAAGGGGACTTGGATCCAAAACGCAGTCCGTTCGACCAAACGACTCTTTCGCAACTTGATTCCCGGACCAAGCAACTAA